The following coding sequences are from one Candidatus Binatia bacterium window:
- a CDS encoding SHOCT domain-containing protein has product MEPYRSFWVLSTILLLVTSCTSTKEWHTQVMHSDESEDLVAFVWEWEITDSEDRVITEEEIGRDIDRGLKKWSHDWRIPAMKASQLVRAGQPEEAAEFHARAREIYYQDPYWGEPLDSAWNSVGTALLAGPLITAIGQAATDDVVREMPPEPSETTWLPIYIWGSRVIYKKDAPEPAQPTEPGMVKQLNAPAAVVATPPTTVERRLGDLDDLKRRGVISEAEHEAQRNRILEDL; this is encoded by the coding sequence ATGGAACCCTATCGGTCATTCTGGGTACTGAGCACGATTCTGCTTCTCGTGACGTCGTGCACCTCGACGAAGGAATGGCACACGCAGGTCATGCACAGCGACGAGTCAGAGGATCTAGTCGCCTTTGTATGGGAGTGGGAGATTACAGACAGCGAGGACCGAGTGATCACTGAGGAAGAGATCGGCCGCGACATTGATCGCGGGCTGAAAAAGTGGTCGCACGACTGGCGCATTCCGGCGATGAAAGCCTCTCAGCTGGTTCGGGCCGGGCAGCCGGAAGAAGCGGCCGAGTTCCACGCCCGAGCGCGGGAGATCTACTACCAGGATCCATATTGGGGTGAGCCTCTGGACAGCGCCTGGAATTCAGTCGGTACTGCGCTTCTCGCTGGGCCTTTGATCACCGCGATCGGCCAAGCTGCAACAGACGACGTTGTGCGCGAGATGCCGCCGGAGCCGAGCGAGACGACGTGGCTGCCGATCTACATCTGGGGGTCGCGGGTGATCTACAAGAAGGATGCACCGGAGCCTGCGCAGCCTACGGAGCCCGGGATGGTCAAGCAGCTGAACGCACCAGCGGCGGTCGTTGCGACACCTCCGACGACGGTCGAGCGCCGGCTCGGTGACCTCGACGACCTCAAGCGTCGCGGCGTCATCTCCGAAGCCGAGCACGAGGCGCAGCGCAACCGGATCCTCGAGGACCTTTGA
- a CDS encoding tyrosine-type recombinase/integrase, whose product MGKGESAEKVVRDIQGKTRRRFSAEEKIRIVLEGLRGEESIAALCRREGLAPNLYRARLDDEGRKQQKREAVRRARARAKKATRRKRSWTMPRKKKAPRRSYGAGQIELRPSGYYGRYFRPVLIDGKIESRRRVEPLGTFDEAEAARILDERVRAAQHSLPISRPETATFTDAIDAIRRDYTLRGLRSWPDAERRIRKHLAPHFARPRVVEITSADVDRYIEARLAAGASPASANRETATLLRMFNILSREKRLEPRHVPAIRKLPEPDARQGFIDSDEIERILAKLPDYLRGPVSFTYGRGARISAEVLAMHWTWIDLEAGDFGRVTIPATAAKNKTERTIYLTSELRAVIDAARTDHDHLFPECPFVFQRAGQRIRSMRNAWDKACRDAGLPGKLRHDMRRSHARNLDRAGVPQSVAQKILGHKTDSVWRRYRIVADEDLQDAARRMSRPDVGVNEVRTVTETVTKPGSDAGDTPTKH is encoded by the coding sequence ATGGGAAAGGGAGAAAGCGCGGAGAAGGTCGTCCGCGATATTCAGGGCAAGACGCGTCGTCGTTTTTCGGCGGAAGAGAAGATCCGCATCGTCCTCGAAGGACTGCGCGGCGAAGAGAGCATTGCCGCTCTATGCCGCCGAGAGGGGCTGGCCCCGAATCTCTACCGGGCTCGATTGGACGACGAGGGCCGGAAGCAACAAAAGCGGGAGGCCGTGCGGCGTGCACGGGCCCGCGCGAAGAAGGCGACTCGACGCAAGAGGAGCTGGACGATGCCCAGGAAGAAGAAAGCGCCTAGACGCTCCTACGGAGCCGGCCAGATCGAGCTCCGACCAAGCGGCTACTATGGACGCTACTTCCGACCAGTCCTGATCGACGGCAAGATCGAGAGCAGACGCCGGGTCGAGCCTCTCGGCACCTTCGACGAGGCCGAAGCGGCCCGAATCCTGGACGAGCGCGTCCGCGCGGCGCAGCACTCACTGCCGATCTCACGACCCGAGACGGCGACCTTCACCGATGCAATCGACGCGATCCGCCGCGACTACACCCTCCGCGGCCTTCGCTCGTGGCCAGACGCCGAAAGGCGGATCCGAAAGCACCTCGCGCCGCACTTCGCGAGGCCCCGCGTAGTCGAGATCACCAGCGCCGACGTTGATCGCTACATCGAAGCCCGCCTCGCAGCTGGAGCCTCGCCTGCCAGCGCGAACCGCGAGACCGCCACGCTCCTCCGCATGTTCAACATCCTGAGCCGCGAGAAGCGCCTCGAGCCCCGTCACGTCCCGGCGATCCGAAAGCTCCCGGAGCCCGATGCCCGCCAGGGCTTCATCGACTCGGACGAGATCGAACGCATCCTCGCGAAGCTCCCGGACTACCTCCGCGGCCCGGTCTCCTTCACCTACGGGAGGGGTGCCCGCATCAGCGCCGAGGTTCTCGCGATGCATTGGACCTGGATCGACCTCGAGGCTGGCGATTTCGGCCGCGTCACGATCCCGGCCACGGCAGCCAAGAACAAGACCGAGCGGACGATCTACCTCACCTCCGAGCTGCGAGCCGTGATCGACGCCGCTCGCACCGACCACGACCACCTCTTCCCGGAGTGCCCATTCGTCTTCCAGCGCGCGGGACAGCGGATCCGCTCGATGCGAAACGCCTGGGACAAGGCCTGTCGTGACGCCGGCCTCCCCGGCAAGCTCCGCCACGACATGCGCCGCAGCCATGCCCGAAACCTCGACCGTGCCGGCGTCCCGCAGTCAGTCGCGCAGAAGATCCTCGGCCACAAGACCGACTCTGTCTGGCGGCGCTACCGCATCGTCGCCGACGAGGACCTCCAGGACGCCGCGCGCCGGATGTCGCGACCGGATGTGGGTGTTAATGAGGTACGAACCGTCACCGAGACCGTCACCAAACCGGGATCGGACGCAGGAGACACGCCAACAAAACACTGA
- a CDS encoding GEVED domain-containing protein — protein sequence MNTSNPESDYISSPGPLLHVRKPVLTGLVGLLLLIAMPTSAHAQFSISGQVYLDADVSLSFTGGDSGIDGVTVVLYDVSGISCQSVATSGGGLYSFAGLAAGDYRIYEAAGETVGALTACPPTESTADPVSRTVTSGTIQDPSDYISTTPNRIDLTLAPCRTSLGCTDILGQDFGDYLLGPSFPCDDTAWLLQQNPSEVWEIDLTTGTPTGPLATLSTGVTNAFGFDVLDGYLWGANLDQASVNSQANGITVVSSDSNSVLLPYLNDGGDPTSMVFNAGDVTLDGYLVQSHGKTTLFGYKKLCWVDVNPQRTTYLSRIDPATGLADTGCVSISPQTGADLAMHPQDGLLYSVQNHESALQDLIITDPVTGSTTEVLDVLPRCPWPANAYGAQYFDVEGFLYASCNSNGDIYRIDLTTPGVVGDVVLFSNGPTTVQNDGGRCALASQPTDFGDAPDTYGTTIASDGPRHRVVPGLLLGALIDNESDGLPGAGATGDDLDAVDDADGLVGNFAWSTMADSLSVTVSVVNTTGSTAYVGCYVDFDEDGTFDTADEYTESSTATSGNLTMTWTTPAGQVNNPPFARCRTSTDQAAIQTPTGAALDGEVEDHALSFPAMPTCSDGILNQDETQIDCGGATCPACLTFGMHPDKSKMKFGRKPGKLDYLMVQGGFELASYDPTVCDFSLAITNANGAVTSFSVAAGQLQQRGKCAVYSDKAAKKMGGTQRVQLCAMREADRWRYNLKGFGEFSAEATLADMNLRLDTCADSFARGTTWTQKKNGWILPRSTWVP from the coding sequence ATGAACACTTCGAACCCCGAATCCGACTACATTTCGTCCCCTGGCCCCCTCCTGCACGTAAGGAAGCCGGTCTTGACCGGACTCGTCGGCCTTCTTCTCCTCATCGCAATGCCAACGTCCGCCCATGCGCAGTTCTCGATCTCAGGCCAGGTCTACCTCGACGCCGACGTGAGCCTGAGCTTCACTGGCGGCGATAGCGGCATCGACGGGGTGACCGTCGTGCTCTACGACGTGTCGGGCATCTCCTGCCAGAGCGTCGCGACGTCGGGCGGCGGACTCTACTCCTTTGCCGGCCTCGCCGCGGGCGACTACCGCATCTACGAGGCGGCCGGGGAGACGGTGGGTGCGCTCACGGCCTGTCCGCCGACCGAGTCGACGGCCGACCCCGTGTCCCGCACGGTCACATCGGGCACGATCCAGGATCCGTCCGACTATATCTCGACGACTCCCAACCGCATCGACCTTACGCTCGCGCCATGTCGGACGTCCCTCGGGTGTACCGACATTTTGGGCCAGGACTTCGGCGACTACCTGCTCGGCCCGTCGTTTCCGTGCGACGACACAGCCTGGCTCCTTCAGCAGAATCCGTCCGAAGTGTGGGAGATCGACCTCACGACCGGAACCCCAACCGGCCCGCTGGCCACGCTCAGCACCGGGGTTACCAACGCATTCGGGTTCGACGTGCTCGACGGGTACCTCTGGGGAGCGAACCTCGATCAGGCTTCGGTGAACAGTCAGGCCAACGGCATCACCGTGGTCTCCTCGGACTCGAATAGCGTGCTGCTGCCCTATTTGAACGATGGGGGTGATCCGACTTCTATGGTTTTCAACGCCGGTGACGTCACCCTCGATGGCTATCTTGTGCAGAGCCATGGAAAAACGACTCTTTTCGGTTACAAAAAACTGTGTTGGGTCGACGTGAATCCCCAACGGACGACCTACCTGTCTCGAATCGACCCGGCGACGGGGTTGGCTGACACCGGTTGTGTCTCCATTTCCCCCCAAACCGGGGCGGACCTGGCCATGCACCCCCAGGACGGCCTGCTCTACTCGGTGCAGAATCACGAGTCGGCCTTGCAGGATCTCATCATCACCGATCCCGTCACCGGTTCGACCACCGAGGTGCTGGACGTCCTGCCCCGATGTCCGTGGCCGGCGAACGCTTACGGAGCGCAGTACTTCGACGTCGAGGGCTTTCTGTACGCCTCATGCAACTCGAACGGGGATATCTACCGCATCGACCTCACGACCCCTGGTGTCGTCGGCGACGTGGTCCTCTTTTCGAACGGCCCTACGACGGTGCAGAACGACGGCGGGCGCTGCGCGCTGGCGAGCCAGCCCACCGATTTTGGCGACGCGCCTGACACCTACGGGACGACGATCGCAAGCGACGGACCGCGTCACCGCGTCGTTCCCGGCCTCCTTCTGGGCGCGCTGATCGACAACGAGTCCGATGGTCTGCCCGGTGCGGGCGCGACGGGCGATGATCTCGATGCGGTGGACGATGCCGACGGCCTGGTGGGCAACTTCGCCTGGTCGACCATGGCGGACTCTCTCTCGGTGACGGTCAGCGTCGTGAATACCACCGGTTCCACGGCGTACGTCGGTTGTTACGTCGACTTCGACGAAGACGGCACCTTCGATACGGCCGACGAGTACACCGAGAGTTCGACCGCCACCAGCGGCAACCTGACCATGACCTGGACGACACCGGCCGGGCAGGTCAACAACCCGCCGTTCGCGCGCTGTCGAACCAGCACCGACCAGGCCGCGATCCAGACCCCGACCGGGGCGGCGCTCGACGGCGAGGTCGAGGATCACGCGCTGAGCTTCCCTGCCATGCCGACCTGCAGCGACGGCATTCTGAACCAGGACGAAACCCAGATCGACTGCGGCGGGGCCACGTGCCCTGCGTGCCTCACCTTCGGAATGCATCCCGACAAGTCGAAGATGAAGTTCGGCCGCAAGCCGGGCAAGCTTGACTATCTGATGGTTCAGGGCGGCTTCGAGCTTGCGAGCTACGATCCCACGGTTTGTGATTTCTCCCTCGCGATCACCAACGCCAACGGTGCCGTGACGAGCTTCTCGGTCGCAGCCGGCCAGCTGCAACAGCGAGGGAAGTGCGCGGTCTACTCCGACAAGGCCGCAAAAAAGATGGGTGGAACGCAACGTGTGCAACTCTGCGCGATGCGCGAGGCCGATCGGTGGCGCTACAACCTGAAGGGCTTTGGAGAATTCAGCGCCGAGGCAACCCTGGCCGACATGAACCTCCGGCTGGACACCTGCGCGGATTCGTTCGCCCGAGGAACCACCTGGACCCAGAAGAAGAACGGCTGGATTCTGCCGCGATCGACCTGGGTACCCTGA
- a CDS encoding nuclear transport factor 2 family protein, which translates to MIEKTIADWHACLRGNLEGGIDALLHDDCVFYSPVVFTPQRGKEITKMYLAAAGATLGDGEGEGKPPVSSDATDGEKKGFRYTKEVLSGNHAVLEFETEMGGKYVNGVDIITCNDEGKIVEFKVMIRPLQAINMLHQQMAQMLEKMKS; encoded by the coding sequence ATGATCGAAAAGACCATCGCCGATTGGCACGCCTGCCTTCGCGGGAACCTCGAAGGGGGGATCGACGCCCTCCTACACGATGACTGCGTGTTCTACTCCCCGGTCGTCTTCACTCCGCAGCGCGGCAAAGAGATCACCAAGATGTACCTCGCCGCGGCGGGCGCCACTCTCGGCGACGGGGAGGGCGAGGGCAAACCGCCGGTATCGAGCGACGCAACCGACGGCGAGAAGAAGGGGTTCCGCTACACGAAGGAAGTTCTCTCCGGGAACCACGCCGTGCTCGAGTTCGAAACCGAGATGGGCGGCAAGTACGTGAACGGCGTCGACATCATCACGTGCAATGACGAGGGCAAGATCGTCGAGTTCAAGGTGATGATCCGACCGCTCCAAGCAATCAACATGCTCCACCAACAGATGGCCCAGATGCTGGAGAAGATGAAGAGCTGA